In Streptomyces thermolilacinus SPC6, a single genomic region encodes these proteins:
- a CDS encoding tetratricopeptide repeat protein: protein MTDPLGPTGHLPLDTTAVQLLDAAVPAIPDAGPHDPRLRLLVPHALALLGHVGESSAADALAVTTRLATALHRTGDYVSARETARNAADLAQRHLDADHRTVLAARSRAGRALFRLGRYAEAEAVLRTVRDTQERLFGADDPDTTDSGYGLQLVLANLGRREEAVALLRDTVAGRRSALGAGHPLTLRARAGLLEMLPAAEVVTEEGGALLSLPSECERVLGPDHTVTLGARHNHAWALYLLGRFDEADREIRQVAETYERRFGPEYPIVLAARQLLSRTRAALGHREEGIALMTDVVERRDRGLGPEHPFTVASRNLLDAYRSGRWRP from the coding sequence GTGACCGACCCGCTCGGCCCGACCGGGCATCTGCCTCTCGACACGACAGCCGTCCAGTTGCTCGACGCGGCCGTGCCCGCCATACCCGACGCCGGTCCGCACGATCCCCGGCTGCGGCTGCTCGTTCCTCACGCGCTGGCCCTGCTCGGGCACGTCGGCGAGTCGTCCGCCGCCGACGCCCTGGCCGTCACGACGCGGCTGGCCACCGCCCTGCACCGGACCGGTGACTACGTCTCCGCCCGGGAGACCGCCCGCAACGCCGCCGATCTCGCGCAGCGGCACCTCGACGCGGACCACCGTACGGTCCTCGCCGCCCGCTCCAGGGCAGGGCGGGCACTGTTCCGGCTGGGCCGGTACGCCGAGGCCGAAGCGGTACTCCGCACGGTCCGGGACACCCAGGAGCGACTGTTCGGCGCCGACGACCCCGACACCACGGACAGCGGCTACGGCCTCCAGCTCGTGCTGGCGAACCTCGGCAGACGGGAGGAAGCCGTCGCACTGCTCCGTGACACCGTCGCCGGGCGGCGCTCCGCGCTGGGCGCCGGGCATCCGCTGACTCTGCGGGCCCGCGCCGGCCTGCTGGAGATGCTGCCCGCCGCCGAGGTGGTCACCGAGGAGGGCGGCGCACTGCTCTCGCTGCCGTCGGAGTGCGAACGCGTCCTGGGTCCCGACCACACCGTGACACTCGGCGCCCGGCACAACCACGCGTGGGCGCTGTACCTCCTGGGCCGCTTCGACGAGGCCGACCGGGAGATCCGGCAGGTCGCCGAGACGTATGAGCGGCGGTTCGGGCCCGAGTACCCGATCGTGCTCGCCGCCCGGCAGCTCCTCTCCCGGACCCGAGCCGCGCTCGGACACAGGGAGGAGGGGATCGCCCTGATGACCGACGTCGTCGAGCGGCGGGACCGCGGCCTCGGCCCCGAGCACCCCTTCACGGTCGCGAGCCGGAACCTGCTGGACGCCTACCGTTCGGGGCGATGGCGGCCGTAG